In Bufo gargarizans isolate SCDJY-AF-19 chromosome 5, ASM1485885v1, whole genome shotgun sequence, the following are encoded in one genomic region:
- the LOC122938779 gene encoding cytochrome P450 7A1-like, with amino-acid sequence MLTISLIWGVVVAVCCFFWLIVGIRRRQPGEPPLENGLIPYLGCALQFGANPLEFLRSRQKKYGDVFTCKIAGKFVHFVTDPFSFDLVMRHGRHFDWQKFHYSTSARAFGHSSMNPVDGKTTENIHETFKTMQGDALDPMISSMMENLQHAILKSVASKGNEWSKEGLYAFCYQVMFESGYVTLFGKELNNNNDTSLAREEAQRALIRNAIENFKKFDKIFPALVAGLPIHVFKSAYSARENLAKDLFHENLRKRINLSEIVSHRMFMNDTVSTLNDSDKAKTHLVLLWASLANTLPATFWSVYYLLGCPKAMKAATEEISQALTNASQKVTFDDKLIFLNRHQLEEMPVLDSIIKESMRLSSASMNIRVAKENFTLQLEEKGVYGIRKDDIVALYPQTVHWDPEVYEDPMVFKYDRFLDENGKEKTDFYLKGKKLKYYYLPFGSGRTKCPGRQFAVLEIKQLLTLLISYFDMELADKNAKCPPLDQSRAGLGILPPTNDVDFRFRLKAH; translated from the exons ATGCTGACTATTTCGCTGATATGGGGAGTAGTTGTGGCTGTGTGCTGCTTCTTCTGGCTTATTGTTGGCATTAGAAGACG ACAACCCGGAGAGCCGCCTCTGGAAAACGGCTTAATTCCCTACCTTGGATGTGCCTTGCAGTTTGGTGCCAACCCTCTAGAGTTTCTCCGATCGCGGCAGAAAAAATATGGAGATGTCTTCACCTGTAAAATTGCTGGAAAATTTGTGCACTTTGTGACTGACCCATTTTCGTTTGATCTAGTAATGCGTCATGGGCGTCACTTCGATTGGCAGAAGTTCCACTATTCCACATCTGCCAGG GCATTTGGACATAGCAGCATGAATCCTGTTGATGGCAAAACCACTGAAAATATACATGAAACATTTAAGACCATGCAGGGAGATGCCCTGGACCCGATGATTTCTTCCATGATGGAGAATCTTCAACATGCAATCTTGAAGTCTGTGGCATCCAAAGGAAATGAATGGTCCAAAGAGGGTCTCTATGCCTTCTGTTACCAAGTAATGTTCGAGTCTGGTTACGTAACCCTTTTTGGCAAAGAGTTGAACAATAACAATGACACAAGTTTAGCTAGAGAGGAAGCACAAAGAGCCCTTATCCGCAATGCCATTGAAAACTTCAAAAAATTCGACAAAATCTTTCCTGCGCTAGTAGCAGGTCTACCCATACATGTCTTCAAATCAGCTTACAGTGCCAGGGAGAACCTAGCAAAGGATCTGTTCCATGAGAATCTCAGGAAAAGAATCAACCTCTCAGAGATTGTCAGCCATAGGATGTTCATGAATGACACCGTTTCCACTCTAAATGATTCAGATAAGGCAAAGACCCACTTGGTGCTCCTCTGGGCATCGCTAGCTAACACCCTTCCTGCAACGTTCTGGAGTGTCTACTACCTCCTTGG ATGCCCAAAAGCAATGAAGGCAGCCACCGAGGAGATCAGCCAGGCTTTGACAAATGCTTCTCAGAAAGTCACCTTTGATGACAAGTTAATTTTTCTCAATCGTCATCAGCTGGAGGAGATGCCAGTTTTAG ACAGCATCATCAAGGAATCAATGAGGCTATCCAGTGCATCAATGAACATCAGAGTGGCCAAGGAGAATTTTACCTTACAACTTGAAGAAAAGGGGGTATACGGCATCCGTAAAGATGACATTGTCGCCCTCTACCCGCAGACCGTTCACTGGGATCCTGAAGTTTATGAGGACCCCATG GTATTCAAATATGATCGTTTCCTAGATGAGAATGGCAAAGAGAAGACAGATTTTTACCTCAAAGGAAAGAAATTAAAGTATTACTACTTGCCGTTTGGGTCTGGGAGAACCAAATGCCCTGGACGTCAATTTGCCGTGCTTGAGATCAAACAGTTACTGACTCTCCTGATTTCTTACTTTGATATggaacttgcagataaaaatgcTAAATGCCCACCCCTAGATCAGTCCCGTGCAGGCCTAGGCATTTTACCGCCCACAAATGATGTTGATTTCCGATTTAGACTGAAAGCTCACTAA